A stretch of DNA from Meiothermus cerbereus DSM 11376:
AGAGCTTGGACACCTGGTTGCGCGGATGGGTAAGGTGTTGGGTGAGGTGGCCGTCGGTGGTCAGGAGCAACAACCCCTCGGTGTCTTTGTCTAGCCGTCCGACCGCGTGCAGGCCGGGGTGTTTGGGAACCAGCTCATAAACAAGCTTTTCGGCGTGCTCGTCCTCGTGCGTGGTGGTGTAGCCCTTGGGTTTGTGCAGGGCAATGACCACACTTTTTTGTGGCATGCGTACCCGCTCGCCGTCCAGCCGCACGATGTCGCCCGGCTGCACGACCGCACCGATTGTGGCAACCTGCTGGTTGATGGTTACTCTCCCTGCGCGAATCAGGTCTTCTGCTTTGCGGCGGCTGGTAATTCCAGCGCGGGCTAAAAATTGCTGTAAACGCATACCCACCATAGTATTACTTGCCGGGCAAAAGAGCATGGAAATGGGGTCGGAACCCCTATTGGGTCAGGTCAAAACCTTTTGAGTTTGCGGGCCTTCCCGAGCAAGCACAACCGATAAAAACTTGCCTGAGGTGGTCGCGGAGGGTTTTACAGGGGAGATTTCTTTTGAAAGTTGGGACGGCGCTTTTCGCGCAGCGAACTCAGCCCTTCTTTGGCATCGGGACCTAAAAACCCCATGAACTCGAGGGCCAGCGAGGTGTCGAAGTTGGGCCCCATCATGCGCAGCCAGTTGTTGAGGGCATATTTGGTAAAGCGAATGGCGCTAGGGGAGCCCTGGGTCAGCCGCTGCGCGATTTTGAGGGCTTCGCTGTAAACCTCGCCGTCCTCTACGCACCTCGAGACCAGTCCAATGCGTTCGGCTTCCTCGCCCGAGAGCGGCTCGTTCAGGAGAAGGTAGTACTTGGCCTTGCTTAGCCCGCACAGCAGGGGCCAGACCATCACCGCGTGGTCGCCCGCCGCTACCCCCAGCCGCACGTGCCCGTCCACGATGCGGGCTGTTTTTCCGGCCACACTAATGTCGGCCAGCAAAGCTACGGCCAGCCCAGCCCCTACGGCGGGCCCTTCAATCGCAGCCACAATGGGCTTGGAACAGTTCACCACCCCGTACACCAGGTCGCGGGCCTCCTTCCAGACCCGCAGCAAGGCCTCATAATCCCGGATCATCTCCTCGATCATCTCGAAGTCGCCACCGCTGCTAAAAGCGCCACCCTCACCCCGCACCAACACCGCCCCGATGCTTTCATCGGCGTCGATATCGCGCCAGACATAGGCCAGTTCGCGGTGCATCTGACTATCGGCGGCATTGAGTCGGCCAGGATTGGAAAGAACCACCTCGAGCACACCTTCACTGGGTTGCGAAAACTTCAAACGCTGATAGTGTTGTTGCCAGCCCATGCCAGCAGTTTACGCCTCAGGCCGACTACCCACTGTGGGTTAATTATGGGTACAATCCGCTGGCATGGCCCTATTTGCCGTGAACAAACCGCTGGGGCGCACCTCGCATGACGTGGTGGACATGGCCCGTAAACTACTCGGTACACGCCGGGTGGGTCACACCGGAACCCTCGACCCCCTGGCTACGGGAGTTTTGATACTGGCCACCGATGCTTCGACCAAACTGGTGCCCTTTCTATCTGCCGAAGAAAAGGAGTACCTGGCCTGGGTTTCCTTTGGTGTAACCACCGAGACCCTGGACGCCGAGGGGCCGGTTGTGGGGCCTTTGGCCGTTTACCCCACCCAGCGCGAGATTGAAGCGGCCCTGCCGTGGTTTTTGCAGCTTACCGAACAGACTCCCCCAGCCTACTCGGCGGTGAAGGTAGGGGGTGTCAAGGCCTACGAGGCGGCCCGTAAAGGTCAGGCCCTCGAGCTAACCCCACGCCCGGTCAAATACCACGAGGTGCGCCTGCTGGCCTACGACCCTGCGCCCATCCCGCACCGCATTGCTCCTTCGGCAACCGGCTGGCAGCTTTCCGAACGGGGCCGCGCAGTGGAGCTGCCCAGGCCGCTGGGTGACTACCCCACCGCAGTCATTCGGCTGGTGGTGGGGCCCGGTACATATGTGCGCTCGTTTGCTCGAGACCTGGGCCAGCAATTGGGCACCCGGGCCTTCCTTTCGGGGCTGGTGCGCACCAGGGTAGGCAAGATTGGCCTCGAGCAGGCCCAGGAGATCGAAAACCTGGACATGAACAAAACCATCGATGCGCTCGAGGCCCTCTCCTGCCCCAGCGTGGAGCTCTCCCAGGCCGAGACCAAGCGGGTTATGGAGGGCGTGCCGCTGGCTATTCCGGCTAGGGGGCTGGTGGCCCTGCTCGACCCCAAACGCCGGTTGGTCGCAATCGCCGAAGGCGATGGTTTCAAACTGCGTATCAAGCGGGTCTTCAAAGAGTAGTAATACCGATGGGTAGCGCTGTGAAGCCGGTGCAGTACCGGCCCCAGCAAACAAAAGGCCAGCCTCTGGGGTTTTGGGGGCTGCTCAGTCCACCTCAAAGGTTTCTTTGATGATGGGTTGCGACAGCACCACCGAGGTGCGGGTGCTGCCATAGAAGCCAAGCTGCTGAATCAGCTCCTGTAAATGTTCCACCGAGGGGGTCATGACCTTGGCCACAAATGACGACTGGCCGGTCACAAAGTAGCATTCCCGCACGGCTTTGGTGCTGCGGGCGAACTCGAGCATCTGCTGATAGCGGTGGGGCGGGGTGGCTACCTCGATCAGCGCCGTGACGCTGTACCCCAGGGCTCCGGGGTTAATCCGGGCCCCATAGCCAGCAATGATGCCCGCGTCCTCCAGGCGCCGTACCCTTTCGGTAACGGCAGGCGTCGAGAGCCCCACCCGGCGGCCCAGCTCGCTGTAGGAGAGCCGTCCATCCCGCTGAAGTTCGTTCAGAATAGCCAGATTGAATTTGTCTAGTAGCTTGGAAGCCATATGGCCTATTTTGGCTTAAGAAACTAAAGCAAGAATGATATTTGCCCTTAAGTTCCCACTTTCCTTTGTGCCTCAACCCGTCTAGGCTTGGGAAAAACAGGAGGTTGCTATGGTGATTGGTGTTCCCAAGGAAATCAAAACGCTCGAGAACCGTGTGGCCCTTACGCCGGGCGGTGTGACCAGCCTGGTACGGCGGGGGCATAAGGTACTGGTACAGGAGGGGGCCGGGGTGGGCTCGGGCCTCTCTGATGCCGAGTACCAGAAGGCCGGAGCCGAGATAGTTAGCGCGCAGGAGGCCTGGGCCGCCGACCTGGTAGTTAAGGTCAAGGAGCCCATCGCCGAGGAGTACAAGTACCTCCGCCAGGGCCTCATCCTCTTCACCTACCTGCACCTGGCTGC
This window harbors:
- a CDS encoding enoyl-CoA hydratase/isomerase family protein, coding for MGWQQHYQRLKFSQPSEGVLEVVLSNPGRLNAADSQMHRELAYVWRDIDADESIGAVLVRGEGGAFSSGGDFEMIEEMIRDYEALLRVWKEARDLVYGVVNCSKPIVAAIEGPAVGAGLAVALLADISVAGKTARIVDGHVRLGVAAGDHAVMVWPLLCGLSKAKYYLLLNEPLSGEEAERIGLVSRCVEDGEVYSEALKIAQRLTQGSPSAIRFTKYALNNWLRMMGPNFDTSLALEFMGFLGPDAKEGLSSLREKRRPNFQKKSPL
- the truB gene encoding tRNA pseudouridine(55) synthase TruB; this encodes MALFAVNKPLGRTSHDVVDMARKLLGTRRVGHTGTLDPLATGVLILATDASTKLVPFLSAEEKEYLAWVSFGVTTETLDAEGPVVGPLAVYPTQREIEAALPWFLQLTEQTPPAYSAVKVGGVKAYEAARKGQALELTPRPVKYHEVRLLAYDPAPIPHRIAPSATGWQLSERGRAVELPRPLGDYPTAVIRLVVGPGTYVRSFARDLGQQLGTRAFLSGLVRTRVGKIGLEQAQEIENLDMNKTIDALEALSCPSVELSQAETKRVMEGVPLAIPARGLVALLDPKRRLVAIAEGDGFKLRIKRVFKE
- a CDS encoding Lrp/AsnC family transcriptional regulator produces the protein MASKLLDKFNLAILNELQRDGRLSYSELGRRVGLSTPAVTERVRRLEDAGIIAGYGARINPGALGYSVTALIEVATPPHRYQQMLEFARSTKAVRECYFVTGQSSFVAKVMTPSVEHLQELIQQLGFYGSTRTSVVLSQPIIKETFEVD